A DNA window from Pseudoalteromonas spongiae UST010723-006 contains the following coding sequences:
- the gpsA gene encoding NAD(P)H-dependent glycerol-3-phosphate dehydrogenase — MTTSADNAVAVLGAGSYGTALAICFARNGHNVVLWGRNKDHIEALATARENQQYLPGAQFPESLSLNDDLAATVASSDVVLVVVPSHAFSETLKAIKPHLTAGARVLWATKGLEPNTGRLLQQLAAEVLGDDVSLGVLSGPTFAKEMAIGLPTAISLSSTDTKLVDDVSEMLHCGRSFRVYSNDDLVGVQLGGAIKNVIAIGAGISDGFGFGANARTALITRGLAEMSRLGVALGAKPETFMGMAGLGDLILTCTDNQSRNRRFGLALGKGQSVEQAQQEIGQVVEGYRNTKEVFLLAERSGIEMPICEQIYNVLYKGQDVKLAAMNLLGRQKKAEA, encoded by the coding sequence ATGACTACTTCAGCAGATAATGCTGTTGCAGTACTAGGGGCGGGCTCTTACGGGACCGCCCTTGCTATTTGTTTTGCACGAAATGGTCACAATGTCGTCCTGTGGGGTCGCAATAAAGATCATATTGAAGCATTAGCAACAGCACGTGAAAACCAGCAATACTTGCCTGGTGCACAGTTTCCTGAATCACTGTCATTAAATGATGATTTAGCTGCGACAGTGGCATCGTCTGATGTAGTGCTGGTGGTTGTGCCAAGTCACGCATTTTCCGAAACGCTTAAAGCAATCAAACCGCACTTAACAGCGGGAGCAAGAGTGCTATGGGCAACCAAAGGGCTGGAGCCAAATACTGGGCGCTTGTTACAGCAACTTGCTGCCGAAGTGTTAGGTGATGATGTGAGCCTAGGTGTGTTATCGGGGCCTACATTTGCGAAAGAAATGGCTATTGGTTTACCGACCGCTATTTCACTGTCATCAACGGATACCAAATTAGTTGATGATGTATCTGAGATGCTTCACTGTGGCCGTTCATTCCGTGTTTATTCGAACGATGACTTGGTTGGTGTGCAGCTTGGTGGTGCGATTAAAAATGTGATCGCAATCGGAGCAGGTATTTCTGACGGTTTTGGTTTTGGTGCGAATGCACGTACTGCGTTAATCACCCGTGGATTGGCTGAAATGTCGCGCTTAGGCGTTGCTCTTGGTGCTAAACCAGAGACTTTCATGGGAATGGCTGGTTTAGGTGACTTAATCTTAACCTGTACCGACAATCAATCGCGTAATCGCCGTTTTGGTTTAGCGCTTGGTAAAGGTCAGTCAGTTGAGCAAGCACAACAAGAAATTGGCCAAGTGGTTGAAGGTTATCGCAATACTAAAGAAGTGTTTTTACTTGCTGAGCGCAGTGGTATTGAAATGCCAATTTGTGAGCAAATTTACAATGTGCTTTATAAAGGGCAAGACGTAAAGCTTGCTGCAATGAACTTACTTGGCAGGCAGAAAAAAGCGGAAGCTTAG
- a CDS encoding rhodanese-like domain-containing protein — protein MAQFVEFVTNNLILCLIWVGLLGAIVLGWFKSRFSAVKQVNPQQLTHLVNRENGLVVDIRALKDFNQGHIAGSIHLAAEKAKQGEFVGLEKSKNDPIILVCVSGMTAQSIANGLVKAGYEQVNVLSGGITAWQNANLPLTTGK, from the coding sequence ATGGCACAATTTGTCGAATTTGTAACTAACAACCTGATTTTATGTTTAATTTGGGTTGGCTTATTAGGCGCCATTGTACTTGGGTGGTTTAAATCTCGCTTTTCAGCGGTAAAACAGGTTAATCCTCAACAATTGACACATTTAGTCAACCGTGAGAACGGTTTAGTTGTTGATATTCGTGCCTTAAAAGACTTTAATCAAGGTCATATTGCAGGCAGCATTCACTTAGCTGCTGAAAAAGCCAAGCAAGGTGAATTTGTAGGCCTTGAAAAGTCAAAGAACGACCCAATTATCTTGGTATGTGTTTCAGGCATGACTGCGCAGTCTATTGCAAATGGGCTGGTTAAAGCAGGCTATGAACAGGTTAATGTACTATCGGGTGGTATTACTGCGTGGCAAAACGCTAACTTACCGCTGACTACAGGAAAATAA
- a CDS encoding alpha/beta fold hydrolase — protein MTKQHNIEQFWSTVTHAKLAFHGNQLGYAFIIPNNAKAAVTIVNGRCESYLKYQELAYDFYSKGFAVFMCDHLGQGVSSRLLPVADKGYIHSFEDYIQGLSLFVEQVVKQNWQGEHYLLAHSMGAAISYLYLANRTHPFEKAVLSAPMFGIPTPGFPYPVAKLIVIILSLLGLNTHYFFGQSGYLEKPFQDNPLMQCETRYNAFRTLYKENPTLQLGGVTVGWLKQAFQAIDQIQSTSTELPILLMQAERDTIVANAWQDQVVARNKTMQKKCYHGSLHEILFEQDAIRDLALNDIFQFFKTDLCE, from the coding sequence ATGACTAAACAACATAACATCGAACAATTTTGGTCAACCGTCACTCACGCTAAATTAGCGTTTCATGGCAATCAACTTGGCTACGCGTTTATAATACCGAATAACGCCAAAGCGGCTGTGACCATAGTAAATGGTCGCTGTGAAAGCTATTTAAAATACCAAGAGCTCGCCTATGATTTTTATAGCAAAGGATTTGCCGTTTTTATGTGCGACCATCTTGGGCAAGGTGTGTCGAGCCGTTTATTACCCGTTGCAGATAAGGGCTACATTCATAGCTTCGAAGACTATATACAAGGGCTCTCACTCTTTGTTGAGCAGGTAGTAAAGCAAAATTGGCAAGGTGAGCACTATTTACTGGCGCACTCGATGGGCGCTGCAATTAGCTATTTGTACTTGGCAAATCGTACACACCCATTTGAAAAAGCTGTGCTCAGTGCCCCTATGTTCGGCATTCCAACACCTGGCTTTCCATACCCTGTAGCAAAATTAATCGTAATTATACTCAGTTTACTTGGCTTAAATACACATTACTTTTTTGGCCAATCTGGATACCTAGAAAAGCCATTTCAGGACAATCCACTGATGCAATGTGAAACGCGCTACAATGCATTTCGCACTTTGTATAAAGAGAACCCAACACTGCAGCTCGGCGGGGTAACTGTAGGTTGGCTCAAACAAGCATTTCAGGCAATTGACCAGATCCAATCCACCTCGACAGAATTACCTATTTTATTGATGCAGGCTGAGCGCGATACGATAGTTGCCAACGCGTGGCAAGATCAGGTTGTAGCACGCAATAAAACAATGCAAAAGAAATGTTATCACGGCAGTTTGCATGAGATTTTATTTGAGCAAGATGCTATTCGCGATCTTGCTCTAAATGATATTTTTCAATTTTTTAAAACGGATCTTTGTGAATAA
- a CDS encoding murein hydrolase activator EnvC family protein: MRRCYLFVVLLVLACASQANTERTKDDLNQVQEQLKNTNKTFKEQQALLDKTEKDLKKADLAIAESSKKLKQLKFDVELNLTEQATLKDKIKSLEIDKKNQQSALAAQLRSAFMTGNHDYGKLLLSQDQVQNVERTLNYYQYLNNARIKELEKLKTTLIELENSRQLLAQNQTQLEELLNTQQQQQEKLVVAKKEQKANYQSLKSTLQKTQSQLVYLKQNEQVLKQTLEQLNQELIESEVKLVGLQKQKGKLDWPSHGKLAHRFGQKKHGSLRWKGVLMNGKEGAPVKTIADGQVLFADWLKGFGWVIVIDHGKGFMSLYGHSQALLKEVGDKVRAGEQIALVGQSGGQSNPSLYFEIRHKGRAVNPIKWCRRI, from the coding sequence ATGCGTCGCTGTTATTTATTTGTTGTTTTATTAGTATTAGCTTGCGCTTCGCAAGCTAATACCGAACGTACTAAAGATGATCTTAACCAAGTTCAAGAACAACTTAAGAACACTAATAAAACCTTTAAAGAGCAGCAAGCACTGCTAGATAAAACTGAAAAAGACCTTAAAAAAGCCGATCTTGCCATTGCCGAAAGCTCTAAAAAACTAAAACAGCTAAAGTTTGATGTTGAATTAAATCTAACGGAACAGGCAACGCTGAAAGATAAAATAAAATCGCTCGAAATCGACAAGAAAAATCAGCAATCAGCACTTGCCGCGCAACTGCGCAGTGCTTTTATGACCGGCAACCATGATTATGGCAAGTTGCTCTTAAGCCAAGATCAGGTTCAGAATGTTGAGCGCACATTAAATTACTATCAATATTTAAATAACGCGCGCATAAAAGAACTCGAAAAATTAAAAACAACACTAATTGAATTAGAAAATAGCCGACAATTACTGGCACAAAACCAAACCCAACTTGAAGAGCTGCTAAATACGCAACAGCAGCAGCAAGAAAAACTAGTGGTTGCAAAAAAAGAGCAAAAAGCGAATTACCAATCGCTGAAAAGCACCTTACAAAAAACCCAATCTCAACTTGTGTATTTAAAGCAAAACGAACAAGTATTAAAGCAAACCCTTGAACAACTCAATCAAGAACTCATAGAAAGCGAAGTTAAGCTAGTTGGTCTACAAAAACAAAAAGGCAAACTCGATTGGCCGTCACACGGAAAATTAGCTCATAGGTTCGGCCAGAAAAAACACGGTAGCCTGCGCTGGAAAGGCGTTTTAATGAACGGTAAAGAAGGTGCGCCGGTAAAAACAATTGCCGACGGACAAGTATTATTTGCCGATTGGTTAAAAGGATTTGGCTGGGTAATTGTAATTGATCACGGTAAAGGGTTTATGAGCCTGTACGGCCATAGCCAAGCGCTTTTGAAGGAAGTTGGCGATAAAGTAAGAGCCGGAGAACAAATTGCTTTAGTGGGACAAAGCGGTGGACAATCAAATCCTAGTCTATACTTTGAAATACGGCATAAGGGAAGAGCGGTAAACCCTATTAAATGGTGTAGACGAATTTAG
- the trmL gene encoding tRNA (uridine(34)/cytosine(34)/5-carboxymethylaminomethyluridine(34)-2'-O)-methyltransferase TrmL — protein sequence MLDIVLYQPEIPPNTGNIIRLCANSGFNLHLIEPLGFEWDDKRVRRAGLDYHEFSHVERHANLDAFFAKVQPKRVFACTTKGSGHYHKAKFERGDCLMFGPETRGLPNEVIESLPTEQRLRIPMMPDSRSMNLSNAVAVFIYEAWRQFDFEGAV from the coding sequence ATGTTAGACATTGTACTCTATCAACCAGAAATCCCACCCAACACCGGAAATATTATTCGCCTGTGCGCTAATTCTGGTTTTAACCTTCACCTTATTGAGCCATTAGGCTTTGAATGGGACGACAAAAGAGTGCGTAGAGCTGGACTAGATTACCATGAGTTTAGCCACGTTGAACGTCACGCAAATTTAGATGCCTTTTTTGCTAAAGTACAACCAAAGCGCGTTTTTGCATGCACTACAAAAGGCTCAGGCCATTACCATAAAGCTAAATTCGAACGCGGCGACTGTTTAATGTTTGGTCCTGAAACTCGTGGCTTACCAAATGAAGTGATTGAGTCACTGCCAACAGAGCAAAGGCTGCGTATTCCAATGATGCCAGATAGCCGCAGCATGAATTTATCCAATGCCGTTGCCGTATTTATTTACGAAGCGTGGCGTCAGTTTGATTTTGAAGGCGCTGTGTAA
- the grxC gene encoding glutaredoxin 3, which translates to MANIVIYTKPTCPFCVRAKMLLAQKGVEYTEIDIAAQPELRDEMIAKANGGYTVPQIFINDQHIGGCDDMFALEQSGRLDSLLV; encoded by the coding sequence ATGGCAAATATTGTTATTTATACGAAACCAACATGTCCTTTTTGTGTGCGAGCAAAAATGCTGTTAGCGCAAAAAGGTGTTGAGTACACGGAAATTGATATTGCCGCTCAGCCTGAACTTCGCGATGAAATGATTGCTAAAGCAAACGGTGGATACACAGTGCCGCAAATTTTTATTAACGACCAACATATTGGTGGTTGTGATGATATGTTTGCACTAGAACAGTCTGGTCGTTTAGACAGTTTGCTTGTTTAA
- a CDS encoding S41 family peptidase → MTFFLNSLKICALACLFWVSAVSADAKTTSHISMAEVLANIEHFYVDDIDANKLNQYAIESIFKQLDPHSEFLDQTELEALFNVANGRYTGLGIEVEQREKHIVIVAAIENSPAQTAGLTKGDILLKVNDISVINQPIKQVSKLINQQQKPHVKLTIARNGHEQPLLFEVERKKIDLKSVKGNINSQGIAYLRIINFNNHTLYDVAKELAHLSQIVAGEINGLIIDLRDNPGGILDSAIEVSDLFLESGVIVSTKGRFAEANQEYYAQEGDVLGGAPIIVLINEGSASAAEILAGALQDNQRAQLVGTRSYGKGSVQSLIPLGDGQTALKLTTAKYYTPSGRSIEGSGILPDYPVLQHNFAHNGDFTQPQTETFINAKVHDLQLEKAWQLLEK, encoded by the coding sequence ATGACTTTTTTTCTTAATAGTTTAAAAATCTGTGCTTTAGCATGTTTATTCTGGGTGTCAGCTGTATCAGCTGACGCGAAGACTACATCTCATATTTCGATGGCTGAAGTGCTCGCCAATATCGAGCATTTTTACGTTGATGATATCGACGCAAACAAACTTAACCAATATGCTATCGAATCCATTTTCAAACAACTCGATCCCCATTCTGAGTTTCTTGACCAAACTGAACTTGAAGCCTTGTTTAATGTTGCAAATGGCCGCTACACCGGATTAGGTATAGAGGTAGAGCAGCGTGAGAAGCACATTGTAATTGTTGCTGCGATTGAAAACTCACCAGCTCAAACAGCGGGCTTAACAAAAGGTGATATTCTACTGAAAGTAAACGATATTTCAGTTATCAACCAACCAATCAAGCAAGTCTCTAAATTAATTAACCAACAGCAAAAACCACACGTTAAACTCACCATTGCACGAAATGGCCATGAACAACCATTACTTTTCGAGGTGGAACGTAAAAAAATCGACCTCAAAAGCGTAAAAGGTAATATTAACAGCCAAGGTATCGCCTACTTACGCATTATCAATTTCAACAATCATACTTTGTATGATGTTGCCAAAGAGCTTGCCCATCTTTCGCAAATTGTCGCCGGTGAAATTAACGGACTAATTATCGATTTACGAGACAACCCTGGTGGCATTCTTGATAGTGCAATTGAAGTCTCTGATTTATTTTTAGAAAGCGGCGTCATAGTAAGCACTAAAGGGCGCTTTGCTGAAGCCAATCAAGAATATTATGCACAAGAGGGTGACGTACTAGGCGGCGCGCCGATTATTGTGTTAATTAACGAAGGGTCTGCATCTGCTGCAGAAATTCTTGCCGGTGCGCTGCAAGATAATCAACGTGCACAATTAGTTGGCACACGTTCATATGGCAAAGGCTCTGTGCAATCACTGATTCCACTAGGCGATGGGCAAACTGCTTTAAAGCTTACGACAGCTAAATATTACACCCCTAGCGGTCGCTCAATCGAAGGTTCTGGCATACTACCTGACTACCCTGTTTTACAGCATAACTTTG
- a CDS encoding cation diffusion facilitator family transporter — MKEKDYAYWVKLSSSLTLVLASTMVAAKFWAWMSTGSTTMLGSLTDSLLDITASAINFWVLRIALVPADDDHRFGHGKAESLVGLGQAAFIAGSACLLAFYGVERLFNPVKSEAVFTGVVVSIYAVVCTLLIIAIQHWALKQTKSVAIKADSVHYKGDLLLNLSVIVALVLANIGWVYSDGVFTLLIAGYLFYNAYDVAKESTDYLMDKELADDIKLQIEQAVLSHSEVLGFHELRTRQSGPTKFIQLHLELDSNLTLANAHRISVEVEEAIHSIMDGEVDVLIHKDPF; from the coding sequence ATGAAAGAAAAAGATTATGCATATTGGGTTAAGCTATCGAGCAGTTTAACCCTTGTTTTAGCAAGCACCATGGTTGCAGCAAAGTTTTGGGCGTGGATGAGCACCGGCTCTACCACTATGTTGGGTTCGTTAACTGATTCTTTGCTTGATATTACGGCATCTGCTATTAATTTTTGGGTGCTTCGAATTGCACTTGTACCAGCAGATGATGACCACCGCTTTGGTCACGGTAAAGCTGAATCGTTAGTAGGGCTTGGGCAAGCAGCATTTATTGCTGGTAGCGCGTGCTTGCTGGCGTTTTATGGTGTAGAGCGATTATTTAACCCGGTAAAAAGCGAAGCCGTATTTACCGGCGTTGTTGTTAGTATTTATGCTGTGGTGTGTACCTTGTTAATTATCGCAATTCAGCATTGGGCATTAAAGCAAACTAAATCGGTAGCGATAAAGGCTGATTCAGTGCATTACAAAGGCGATTTACTGCTAAATTTAAGCGTTATTGTTGCCCTTGTACTGGCGAACATTGGTTGGGTATACAGTGATGGTGTATTTACCTTGCTGATTGCGGGTTATTTATTTTACAACGCTTATGATGTTGCAAAAGAATCAACTGATTATTTAATGGATAAAGAGTTAGCTGACGACATTAAGTTGCAAATTGAACAGGCGGTGTTATCTCACTCTGAGGTGCTTGGTTTTCATGAGTTACGCACTCGTCAAAGCGGGCCTACCAAATTTATTCAATTACATTTAGAGCTTGATAGTAACCTTACTTTAGCAAATGCTCACCGTATTTCGGTTGAGGTGGAAGAGGCCATTCACAGTATCATGGATGGCGAAGTGGATGTGCTTATTCACAAAGATCCGTTTTAA
- the secB gene encoding protein-export chaperone SecB: MTEENQNLGAEQQAEGPQFAVQRIYVKDVSFETPNSPTIFQKEWTPEVKLDLDTRSNKLEDGVFEVVLSVTVHATLGEETAFLCEVQQAGIFAIGVANEGQLAHMLGAFCPNVLFPYARETVSNMVNRGTFPQLNLAPVNFDALFAQYVQQQAAQAADA, translated from the coding sequence ATGACAGAAGAGAATCAAAACTTAGGCGCAGAACAACAAGCAGAAGGTCCTCAGTTTGCAGTTCAACGTATTTACGTGAAAGACGTTTCTTTCGAAACACCAAACTCACCAACTATTTTCCAAAAGGAATGGACACCAGAAGTTAAACTTGACTTAGATACACGTTCTAACAAGTTAGAAGACGGCGTATTTGAAGTAGTACTTTCAGTAACAGTTCATGCGACACTTGGTGAAGAAACAGCATTTTTATGTGAAGTTCAACAAGCTGGTATTTTTGCAATTGGTGTTGCAAACGAAGGTCAACTAGCGCATATGCTAGGTGCTTTCTGCCCGAACGTATTATTCCCATATGCACGTGAAACTGTTTCAAACATGGTTAACCGTGGTACTTTCCCACAGTTAAACCTAGCGCCAGTTAACTTTGATGCGCTATTTGCACAATACGTGCAACAACAAGCCGCTCAAGCTGCTGACGCTTAA
- the gpmM gene encoding 2,3-bisphosphoglycerate-independent phosphoglycerate mutase, with protein sequence MSLQKKPLVLIILDGWGYSEKTESNAILAANTPVMDRLWQEYPSTLISGSGLDVGLPHGQMGNSEVGHVNLGAGRIVYQDFTRITKAIDDGEFAENPAIVNAIDKAIAYDKAVHLMGLLSPGGVHSHHEHIIAAIEVAAKRGAKKIYVHGFLDGRDTAPRSAEQPIKDVLQKCEELGVGRIASLVGRYFAMDRDNRWERVESAYNLMTLGTAEHSYTCPLEALNAAYSRDENDEFISASAILDNNSPATINDGDAVLFMNFRADRARQMTRAFVDADFTGFTKQKSPQLADFVMLTEYAADIKTTVAFPPEKLANVFGEWLEKHNKTQLRISETEKYAHVTFFFSGGREAEFEGEERILIPSPQVATYDLQPEMNSAMLTDKLVEAIESGKYDAIICNYPNGDMVGHSGVFDAAVKACEAVDSCIGRVVEALEKTGAEALITADHGNAEQMVNPTTGQAHTAHTSEPVPFIYVGRNATPLQGKKLSDVAPTMLHLMGMEQPSEMTGETIMKLN encoded by the coding sequence ATGTCGTTACAGAAAAAACCTTTGGTACTGATTATCTTAGATGGTTGGGGATACAGTGAAAAAACAGAAAGCAATGCTATTTTAGCGGCTAACACACCGGTTATGGACCGTTTGTGGCAAGAATACCCAAGTACCCTTATTTCAGGTTCAGGTTTAGATGTTGGCTTACCTCATGGCCAAATGGGCAACTCTGAAGTAGGTCACGTTAATTTAGGCGCTGGCCGCATCGTATACCAAGATTTCACACGCATTACCAAAGCGATTGATGACGGTGAATTTGCTGAAAACCCAGCAATTGTAAACGCAATTGATAAAGCGATTGCCTACGATAAAGCCGTTCACTTAATGGGTCTTTTAAGTCCAGGCGGCGTACATTCTCACCATGAACATATTATCGCTGCCATTGAAGTAGCTGCAAAACGTGGCGCGAAAAAAATCTATGTACACGGCTTTTTAGATGGTCGTGATACCGCACCAAGAAGCGCAGAACAACCAATTAAAGATGTTTTACAAAAGTGCGAAGAGCTCGGTGTAGGCCGTATTGCAAGCCTAGTTGGCCGTTACTTTGCAATGGACCGCGATAACCGCTGGGAACGCGTAGAAAGCGCATATAACCTAATGACATTAGGTACTGCAGAACATTCTTATACGTGTCCGTTAGAGGCGCTAAATGCAGCCTATTCACGCGACGAAAATGATGAATTTATTTCAGCATCCGCAATTCTTGATAACAACAGCCCCGCTACCATTAATGATGGCGATGCTGTGTTATTTATGAACTTCCGTGCTGACCGCGCGCGTCAAATGACACGTGCATTTGTGGATGCTGATTTCACTGGGTTTACTAAACAAAAATCACCACAACTTGCTGATTTTGTGATGTTGACTGAGTACGCAGCAGACATCAAAACGACCGTGGCTTTCCCACCAGAGAAACTAGCAAACGTGTTTGGTGAATGGTTAGAAAAACACAACAAAACCCAACTTCGTATTTCTGAAACAGAGAAATATGCGCACGTAACTTTCTTCTTTAGTGGCGGCCGTGAAGCCGAGTTTGAAGGCGAAGAGCGCATACTAATTCCATCACCGCAAGTAGCAACGTATGACCTTCAACCAGAAATGAATTCAGCAATGCTAACCGACAAATTAGTTGAAGCCATTGAATCCGGCAAATACGATGCAATTATTTGTAACTACCCGAACGGCGATATGGTTGGCCACTCTGGGGTATTTGATGCCGCGGTAAAAGCGTGCGAAGCGGTTGATAGCTGCATCGGTCGTGTTGTCGAAGCGTTAGAAAAAACAGGGGCAGAAGCACTTATTACAGCCGACCACGGTAACGCCGAGCAAATGGTTAACCCAACAACGGGTCAAGCACACACGGCACACACCAGTGAGCCAGTGCCATTTATTTATGTTGGCCGCAATGCAACACCGTTACAAGGTAAAAAGTTAAGCGATGTAGCACCTACAATGCTTCACTTGATGGGCATGGAGCAGCCAAGCGAAATGACTGGCGAAACAATTATGAAGTTAAACTAA